A single Streptococcus thermophilus DNA region contains:
- a CDS encoding TVP38/TMEM64 family protein, with amino-acid sequence MILSLAIFGVSSSIFCIFVGLLYAPLLSIPLNIIGNTFDNLTRIEILRRLDKSKRMEKLLNYDEYFKHRFIGIFLAFSIPFIPSALVNYAYVQMKLPTRTRILAPLIGMTPLSVIYAVSGDLLLNCRPIRLPLVAILVLLLFISLVIYCIHFRKEKNELYSSN; translated from the coding sequence ATGATTCTGTCATTAGCTATTTTTGGAGTTTCAAGTTCTATTTTTTGTATTTTTGTTGGGCTACTTTATGCCCCTTTGCTTTCAATTCCCTTGAATATTATAGGTAATACTTTTGATAATTTGACTAGAATTGAAATTTTAAGAAGACTTGATAAGTCTAAACGTATGGAGAAACTCCTAAACTATGATGAGTACTTTAAACATCGCTTTATTGGTATTTTCCTAGCATTCTCTATTCCTTTTATCCCATCAGCTTTGGTCAATTACGCTTATGTTCAGATGAAATTACCCACAAGGACAAGGATTTTAGCGCCACTAATTGGGATGACCCCACTCTCCGTTATTTATGCTGTCAGTGGGGATTTGTTGCTTAATTGTCGTCCAATCCGACTACCGTTAGTGGCAATACTTGTTCTCTTGCTGTTTATCTCACTAGTAATTTACTGTATCCATTTTAGGAAGGAAAAAAATGAGCTTTATTCAAGTAACTAA